A single genomic interval of Panthera uncia isolate 11264 chromosome A1 unlocalized genomic scaffold, Puncia_PCG_1.0 HiC_scaffold_17, whole genome shotgun sequence harbors:
- the DND1 gene encoding dead end protein homolog 1, translating into MQSKRECELWCERVNPENKAALEAWVRETGIRLVQVNGQRKYGGPPPGWVGSPPPAGSEVFIGRLPQDVYEHQLIPLFQRVGRLYEFRLMMTFSGLNRGFAYARYSSRRGAQAAIATLHNHPLRPSCPLLVCRSTEKCELSVDGLPPGLSRRALLLALQPLGPGLQEALLMPSPGPAPAQIALLKFNSHRAAAMAKKALVEGQSRLCGEQVAVEWLKPDLKQRLRQQLVGPSLQCLQPEGSRLALARDKLESQGARGALQLLCQRMKLGSPVFLTKCLGMGPAGWHRFWYQVVIPGHPVPFSGLIWVVLAPDVQNGHEMAKDAVSARLLEALSASRASLIPTGGAEAGTVVKQ; encoded by the exons ATGCAGTCCAAGCGGGAATGTGAG CTGTGGTGTGAGAGGGTGAATCCGGAAAACAAGGCAGCTTTGGAGGCATGGGTCAGGGAGACGGGCATCCGCCTGGTGCAGGTGAACGGGCAGAGGAAGTATGGCGGGCCACCCCCAG GCTGGGTGGGCAGCCCGCCGCCGGCCGGCTCAGAGGTGTTTATCGGGCGGCTGCCCCAAGACGTGTACGAGCACCAGCTGATCCCACTGTTCCAGCGCGTGGGCCGGCTCTACGAGTTCCGCCTGATGATGACTTTCAGCGGCCTAAACCGTGGCTTCGCCTACGCCCGCTACAGTTCGCGGCGCGGCGCCCAGGCCGCCATCGCCACGCTGCACAACCACCCGCTGCGGCCCTCCTGCCCGCTGCTCGTGTGCCGCAGTACTGAGAAGTGCGAGCTGAGTGTGGACGGGCTGCCTCCGGGGCTGAGTCGCCGCGCGTTGCTGCTCGCGCTGCAGCCCCTGGGTCCCGGCCTGCAGGAGGCGCTGCTGATGCCCAGCCCTGGGCCAGCGCCCGCGCAAATTGCGCTGCTGAAGTTCAACTCGCACCGCGCCGCCGCCATGGCCAAAAAAGCCCTAGTGGAAG GGCAATCACGCCTCTGTGGAGAGCAGGTGGCCGTGGAGTGGCTCAAGCCAGATCTGAAGCAGCGACTCCGCCAGCAGCTGGTGGGCCCCTCCCTGCAGTGCCTACAGCCAGAGGGCAGTCGGTTGGCCCTGGCCAGGGACAAGCTAGAGTCCCAAGGGGCTCGGGGTGCCCTGCAACTGTTGTGCCAGCGGATGAAGCTGGGCAGCCCTGTGTTCCTCACCAAGTGTTTGGGCATGGGCCCTGCTGGCTGGCACCGCTTCTGGTACCAGGTGGTGATCCCTGGGCATCCAGTGCCCTTCAGTGGTCTCATCTGGGTTGTGCTGGCCCCAGATGTGCAGAATGGGCATGAGATGGCTAAGGATGCTGTGTCTGCAAGGTTGCTAGAGGCACTGAGTGCTTCTAGAGCCAGTCTTATACCGACTGGTGGGGCTGAGGCAGGTACCGTGGTTAAGCAGTGA